A region from the Catellatospora sp. TT07R-123 genome encodes:
- a CDS encoding DNA-processing protein DprA — MTDDLAERAALVALLNPGSGHPTASWPRLASEVLDRGSARDLLQHPSGQQTLINADADERLAAATALVRHWQDQGIGVHGVLDDTYPALLRDIRERPPIIFTKGQLADDVRAVAVVGSRDASPRGLRIANTIATEFARNAITVVSGLAEGIDTAAHTAALAAGARTVAVIGTGINRHYPASNRALQDQIADQGLVISQFWPDAAPTRSHFPMRNAVMSGYSAATVIVDAGEHSGTRIQARLAVQHGRHVIILKDLLHLQWARELAGRPGVSVVGSPDELFTTVEGVLAKRQRQLRPTPRDLADLVLT, encoded by the coding sequence ATGACCGATGATCTCGCCGAACGCGCAGCGCTAGTCGCGCTGCTGAACCCTGGCAGCGGTCATCCCACCGCGTCGTGGCCCCGCCTGGCATCAGAGGTCCTCGACCGCGGCAGCGCCCGCGACCTGCTGCAACACCCCAGCGGCCAGCAGACGCTGATCAACGCCGACGCCGACGAACGCCTGGCGGCAGCAACCGCGCTCGTCCGGCACTGGCAGGACCAAGGAATCGGCGTACACGGCGTCCTCGACGACACCTACCCGGCGCTGCTACGCGACATCAGGGAACGGCCCCCCATCATCTTCACCAAAGGCCAGCTAGCCGACGACGTGCGGGCAGTAGCCGTCGTGGGCAGCCGCGACGCGTCCCCCCGCGGTCTACGCATCGCGAACACCATCGCCACCGAGTTCGCACGCAACGCCATCACCGTCGTCAGCGGCCTGGCCGAAGGCATCGACACCGCAGCCCACACAGCAGCACTCGCCGCAGGAGCACGCACCGTCGCCGTCATCGGCACAGGCATCAACAGGCACTACCCTGCCTCCAACAGGGCACTCCAGGACCAGATCGCCGACCAAGGCCTCGTGATCTCACAGTTCTGGCCAGACGCCGCACCGACCCGCAGCCACTTTCCCATGCGCAACGCCGTCATGAGCGGATACTCGGCAGCGACCGTCATCGTCGACGCGGGCGAACACAGCGGCACCCGCATTCAGGCCCGTCTTGCCGTCCAACACGGACGCCACGTGATCATCCTTAAGGACCTGCTGCACCTGCAATGGGCGCGTGAACTCGCCGGCAGGCCTGGAGTAAGCGTGGTCGGGAGCCCCGACGAACTCTTCACGACGGTCGAGGGCGTCTTAGCGAAACGCCAGCGCCAGCTCAGGCCCACCCCCCGAGACCTCGCCGACCTTGTCCTCACCTAA
- a CDS encoding DNA adenine methylase: protein MLDKPGDLADWELLPHSVVSPLRYPGAKRQLGPVIAEVVKANVPPPRLLLEPFCGGASTALRLVGAGVAEHAILADADPLVAAFWHTAAFDTQWLISAMSEEREKATVAHWDWWRAAQPRGRRDRALKCLFLNRTTFSGILHGRAGPIGGRAQTSPYKIDCRFGLEGLTRRLNHVGALARTGRILDVWRLDWSDSIRRLLREHGSLLSSEEMLVYFDPPYVDKAEFLYEWSFDTGGHQQFARALQTESRFRWFLSYDDSPLVRGLYPTGQGRSVLHVSQQYTAAGARSGESAKARRASRDELLVTNYPTVPESSSYRVLGP, encoded by the coding sequence GTGCTGGACAAGCCGGGCGACCTGGCAGATTGGGAGCTTCTGCCGCATTCTGTGGTGAGTCCTCTGCGTTATCCCGGCGCCAAGCGTCAGCTGGGTCCGGTGATCGCCGAGGTCGTCAAGGCGAATGTGCCGCCGCCGCGGCTTCTATTGGAGCCGTTCTGCGGAGGGGCATCGACGGCGCTGCGGCTGGTCGGCGCGGGCGTGGCCGAGCATGCCATCCTGGCCGACGCTGACCCGCTGGTGGCGGCGTTCTGGCATACCGCGGCGTTCGATACCCAGTGGTTGATCTCCGCGATGAGCGAGGAGCGCGAGAAGGCCACGGTCGCGCATTGGGACTGGTGGCGCGCGGCGCAGCCGCGGGGGCGGCGTGATCGTGCGCTGAAGTGCCTGTTCCTCAATCGCACGACGTTTTCGGGGATCCTGCATGGGCGTGCCGGACCGATCGGTGGACGGGCACAGACGTCTCCCTACAAGATCGATTGTCGGTTCGGGTTGGAAGGGCTGACGCGTCGGCTCAACCATGTCGGCGCACTGGCTCGCACCGGCCGGATTCTTGACGTTTGGCGGCTGGACTGGTCTGACAGCATCCGGCGGCTGCTGCGTGAGCATGGATCGCTGCTGTCGTCGGAGGAGATGCTGGTCTACTTCGACCCGCCGTACGTGGACAAGGCCGAGTTCCTGTACGAGTGGTCATTTGACACCGGCGGTCATCAGCAGTTCGCTAGAGCGCTGCAGACCGAGTCGCGTTTTCGCTGGTTCTTGTCGTACGACGACAGCCCTCTGGTGCGTGGCCTGTATCCGACAGGGCAGGGACGTTCGGTGCTGCATGTGTCTCAGCAGTACACGGCGGCTGGCGCCAGGAGCGGCGAAAGCGCCAAGGCGCGACGCGCCAGTCGCGATGAGCTTTTGGTGACCAACTACCCCACCGTTCCCGAATCCAGCTCGTATCGAGTCCTGGGTCCCTGA
- a CDS encoding ATP-binding protein, with protein MTQQLSGLAALAAAEASPLAKLLLDAKRIGGIYHLDYEKAVVITDDFAKRAAGGVPRHSFLLAAATRPTRETSEPLDEDEVILLRVRGVAQLPHQPELVATRMTTIRDANVRDQRPSDIVDPLTGREIETCAFECDVLGTFYPATVAGDSTFIKWGADIDNVYSGARYFVYSPSARVLSFIASYPERTEDEAAGSVLPSLVRIGTVRYAATRRRAEVAGMQDVPVRIRVTDFVSRKTAILGMTRAGKSNTVKTICTSVFEHSRRAGRPIGQLIFDPQGEYANVNKQDNTGLRLLGQDWVTIYRFGASNDHQQVKPLTLNFYDPGELAAARDLVNDCLAGMDAKYVHAFRAAEVSPPAAEDFPAGDKDSAYWEAKSDAERARLAFYATLAKAGFKVPPTWAGIRFSITGELADAILADHAGVLVKGSGNATVKTGEGLKKVMDWLCNRLAEHSRGKIPAQYLSLNLSSWLNCGPFNDVRAAYDATGGSGVLNSLKGFVEFHSAHSSGDVASQVYDDLTEGKVVIVDLSFGSERVATVMSERIVNRLLERGNQRFRQNLDPVAIQIVVEEAHRLFDRRNSTQDTRDPWVALAKEAAKYDIGLLYATQEVSAIDPRILSNTHNWIIAHLNSDRETRELSHYYDFAQFADSIKRAEERGFVRMKTLSGQYIVPVQIAKFDHDMINRARAAAGLDSIDPQTLAAHNGHLPRQPLAVGGS; from the coding sequence GTGACACAGCAGCTTTCTGGTCTGGCCGCGTTGGCGGCGGCAGAGGCAAGCCCGCTGGCGAAGCTACTGCTTGACGCTAAACGCATCGGCGGCATCTACCACCTCGACTATGAGAAGGCGGTCGTCATCACCGACGACTTCGCCAAGCGTGCCGCCGGCGGTGTGCCTCGCCACAGCTTCCTGCTGGCCGCGGCGACCCGGCCCACGCGTGAGACTAGCGAGCCGCTCGACGAGGACGAGGTCATCCTTCTCAGGGTGCGCGGTGTGGCCCAGCTGCCCCACCAGCCGGAGCTCGTCGCCACACGTATGACGACGATCCGGGATGCCAACGTCCGTGACCAGCGTCCGAGTGACATCGTCGACCCGCTCACCGGGCGGGAGATCGAGACCTGCGCTTTCGAATGCGACGTGCTGGGCACGTTCTACCCGGCGACGGTGGCCGGTGACTCGACATTCATCAAGTGGGGCGCCGACATCGACAACGTCTATTCCGGCGCCCGCTACTTCGTCTACAGCCCGTCAGCACGCGTGCTGTCGTTCATCGCCTCCTACCCGGAGCGGACGGAGGACGAGGCCGCCGGCAGCGTTCTACCGAGCCTGGTGCGTATCGGCACCGTCCGCTACGCCGCCACCCGCCGCCGCGCCGAGGTGGCCGGTATGCAGGATGTGCCGGTGCGCATCCGCGTCACAGACTTCGTGTCCCGCAAGACCGCGATCCTCGGCATGACCCGGGCGGGTAAGTCGAACACGGTCAAAACGATCTGCACGTCGGTGTTCGAACACTCCCGCCGGGCAGGCCGCCCGATCGGCCAACTGATCTTCGACCCGCAGGGCGAGTACGCCAACGTCAACAAGCAGGACAACACCGGTCTTCGGTTACTGGGCCAGGACTGGGTGACGATCTACCGGTTCGGCGCCAGCAACGACCATCAGCAGGTCAAGCCACTGACCTTGAACTTCTACGACCCCGGTGAGCTCGCGGCGGCACGTGACCTGGTCAACGACTGCCTGGCCGGCATGGACGCCAAGTACGTGCACGCCTTCCGTGCCGCGGAAGTCAGCCCTCCGGCCGCCGAGGACTTCCCCGCAGGCGACAAGGACTCCGCTTACTGGGAGGCCAAGAGCGACGCCGAACGAGCACGGCTCGCCTTCTACGCCACCTTGGCCAAGGCCGGCTTCAAGGTGCCGCCCACATGGGCCGGCATCCGGTTCAGCATCACCGGCGAACTCGCCGACGCCATCCTGGCCGATCATGCCGGCGTGCTGGTCAAAGGCTCCGGAAACGCCACGGTGAAGACCGGCGAAGGGCTGAAGAAAGTCATGGACTGGCTGTGCAACCGGCTCGCCGAACACAGCCGCGGCAAGATCCCAGCGCAGTACCTGAGCCTGAACCTGTCCAGCTGGCTCAACTGCGGCCCCTTCAACGACGTGCGCGCCGCCTACGACGCCACCGGCGGCAGCGGCGTGCTCAACTCCCTCAAAGGCTTCGTCGAGTTCCACTCCGCACACAGCAGCGGCGACGTCGCCAGCCAGGTCTACGACGACCTCACCGAAGGCAAGGTCGTCATCGTCGACCTGTCGTTCGGCAGCGAGCGCGTTGCGACAGTCATGTCCGAGCGGATCGTCAACCGGCTGCTGGAGCGCGGCAACCAGCGTTTCCGCCAGAACCTCGACCCCGTCGCCATCCAGATCGTGGTCGAGGAGGCACACCGGCTGTTCGACCGGCGCAACTCGACGCAGGACACCCGCGATCCGTGGGTCGCCCTGGCCAAGGAGGCGGCCAAGTACGACATCGGCCTGCTCTACGCAACGCAGGAGGTGTCAGCGATAGATCCGCGGATCCTGTCCAACACCCACAACTGGATCATCGCGCACCTCAACTCCGATCGCGAGACGCGGGAGCTTTCCCACTATTACGACTTCGCCCAGTTCGCGGACTCGATCAAGCGTGCGGAGGAACGTGGTTTTGTCCGCATGAAGACACTGTCGGGCCAGTACATCGTGCCAGTTCAGATCGCGAAGTTCGACCACGACATGATCAACAGGGCAAGGGCGGCCGCAGGTCTCGACTCGATCGACCCGCAGACGCTCGCTGCCCACAACGGACACCTGCCGCGTCAGCCGCTGGCTGTGGGAGGCAGCTGA